The Lewinella sp. 4G2 nucleotide sequence TGCGATTGGTTTGGTGGGCTTGGCGGGGGTGGCCCTACTGAATTCGACCTTGCTTTTGCTGGCGGGGGTTGGTTTGCTGGGGTACCAGTTTTTGATCAACGCGATGATGGCTAAGGAGGCGGGGCGGACGTTTGGAGATTAGATTTTGCTTAGCAGTACTACGTGCAAGCAGGAGTCCGAAAGGTCGATGAGGCCCGTGGCGGGGTTTCGCAGGAGAGGTAGAGCATAAGAGAACGGGAGTTGACTCTTGTGTTCACTGCCTTTTGCAAATGGCGTTTCGCAGGAGCTGGAGAGGATGGGGAGGCCTGCGGCGCTGCACGACTGCCCGCCCCGAAGGGCCGGCCTGCGTAGCGATGGCACACCGTTAGGTGGCCCATTCTACTTTACGCGGCGGGTTACAGGTTGGAGAGGCCTGCGGCGCTTGTTTCGCAGGAGTAGGGGAGGTTGGAGAGTTGGGGAGGCCTGCGGCGCTGCACGACTGCCCGTCCCGAAGGGCCGGCCTGCGTAGCGATGGCACACCGTCAGGTGGCCCATTCTACTTTATGCGACCCCGGTAGGGGTCACCATGATAGCCCGGGATCAGAGAGGCGAAGCCTCGAAAGATCCCGGGTTTTCGTTAAGATCCCCGGATTTTCGTTATTTCCCCACCCCCCGCAAAACCCCACCAAGCCGATCCTCCCCCGCAACCACCCGATAGCTCAATCCAAAATCCTCCAAAACCGCCACGTACCGATCAAAAATAGCCTGCCGGTCCGCCGGATCGGAGTGTTCGCGGAGTGGGTCAGGGGCCCACGGTAAGTCGGGTGCGCAAAGGAAAATATGATCGTAGTCCATCTTGGCGACTGCCTGGGTGATCAAAGGATGTGCTGCACCATACTTCACCTGCGACCACACGTACAGCACCAGCGCGCCCGTATCACAAACCAGGGGAGACCGGCCCGAAAGTTCAGCCGCTCGTTCGAGGTTTTGCTGGCCGCGGAGGATGGCAACCAGGTCCTCCCGCTCGTATTCGCCGTTGCGCTCCGCCAAGTATTCGCGGGCGAACTCCGGGACGTAGGTACCAGAAAGCGCAATGGCAAGCCGACGCGCTAACGTTGACTTGCCACTGCTTTCCGGCCCGGTGATGAGGATCTTCATCTGTTTTGGGACGAGTACTCCTTAGCGTTGAAGTTTGATCTTCTCCTTGTTTTTGGCCGCCTTGAGGGCGTCGGAGCTGGACTTCATTTCTTCACCCATTTGCTGGCTGGCGATAAAGCTGGCCGTCATTTGGCTGAGCATGTCGGAGCCTGCGGTGGGGGCATTCGGTAGCATGATGAGGTTGGAGTTTACGTTCTCGCCCATACTCTGTAGGGTGTCGTAGTGCTGGGTGACGACGATCAACGCCGAGGCTTCCTGGCTGTTGATGCCTACGGAGTTAAGGATGTCTACGGATTCTTCCAGACCCTTCGCGATCTCGCGGCGCTGGTCGGCGATACCCTGGCCCTGGAGGCGCTTGGATTCGGCTTCGGCCTTGGCCTTGGCGACGATCCGGATGCGCTCGGATTCCCCTTCGTACTCGGCGGCGAGTTTTTCTCGTTCGGCAGCGTTGATCCGGTTCATGGCGGATTTTACCGTGGCGTCAGGGTCGATGTCGGTAACGAGGGCACGGACAATGTTGTAACCATAATTCTGCATGGCGTCCTGCAATTCGCCCTTGATGGCGTTGGCGATGTCATCCTTCCGGACGAATACATCATCAAGGATCATTTTAGGAACTTCGGCCCGGACGACGTCGAAGATGTAGGAGTTGATCTGCTCGTCGGGGCGGTCCAATTTGTAAAAGGCATCGTAGACACTGTCGCGGCCGACTACGTACTGCACACTCACCTTGAGCTTGACGAATACGTTGTCCTTCGTCTTCGTCTCTACGTTTACGTCGAGCTGCTTGACCTTGAGGCTCATGCGGCCGGCCACCTTATCGATGAAGGGGATCTTGAAGTGAAAGCCAGGCCCCCGAATGGAGGTGAAGCGCCCCAGCCGTTCCAGGATGACCATGGATTGCTGCTTGACGGTGAAAAAGCTACCCGTCACCACCAAGAAACCGATGAAGAGGGCGAGAATAAGTAAGATGGGTAAATCTGGCATGTGCGTGGACTTGTATTTGCACTAAGGTAATGACTGGTGGGCTAAATCGTTCGCCACTAGCCAGGCTCATTTTCTGTTGTCAGATTGGTCCGTAAATACTTGGGTGGACTCCCTTTGTTTTGGCGTCCAATCAGTTGGTGGGGTAGGGCTCCACCCTTTTCCCGGCACCTGCGGCAGCGCCCTGCTCCCAGAATGCAAAACGTGGAATGGATACAAGAGTCGGATAGATCGGCAAAATCCAAGAGCCTGCTGGGGAGCATAAAATATGGTGGTACGCAATACCAAAAGACGGATGGAAAAGTCTGTTCAAGTGTTGTTTAAAAGCTACAAAGCGTGGCACCGCGTACCGACCATGATTGTAAGTCGTAACAATATAATGCTTACACCTGTAAATACATTCCGAAAAGAGGTAAAAAGATGAGAATCAACGGAGAACCCATGATTTCGCCTGTATAACAATGCTTACATTTGTTTTGTATTGTGCTTATAGTATTCCTGTTTAAACTCCTCTCATGACTTACGCAACAAACCTGCTCGCTAGCGGGCGCCCAGCGCGTACGCTATTTTCTCTCCTCCTCGTCGTTGCCGCCAGCCTCGTGGCTAGTGCTCAAACGGGTCTTCCGCCGTGGCACTTTACGGACCTCACGACGACTCCGGCACCGAGCGCTGATATGCCGGATTACGCTAAGCCGCTCTACGAAGCGACGGTCAACGTTGATGCCGTCATGGAACTCCACGCGGCGCACTACGGGCAGCGCGACGTTCACGAATGGCACGAGGATTTGGAGCGTAATCCCTACGCCAAATACTACCTGCAGTGGATGGAGGGCGCTAAGCCTTTTATTGACGATAACGGAATCGTCCGGCGCTACACCACGGAAGAACTGATCGCCTACCGGCAAAAGCAATTGGTACGCAACGCCGCAAAG carries:
- a CDS encoding AAA family ATPase — encoded protein: MKILITGPESSGKSTLARRLAIALSGTYVPEFAREYLAERNGEYEREDLVAILRGQQNLERAAELSGRSPLVCDTGALVLYVWSQVKYGAAHPLITQAVAKMDYDHIFLCAPDLPWAPDPLREHSDPADRQAIFDRYVAVLEDFGLSYRVVAGEDRLGGVLRGVGK
- a CDS encoding SPFH domain-containing protein; translation: MPDLPILLILALFIGFLVVTGSFFTVKQQSMVILERLGRFTSIRGPGFHFKIPFIDKVAGRMSLKVKQLDVNVETKTKDNVFVKLKVSVQYVVGRDSVYDAFYKLDRPDEQINSYIFDVVRAEVPKMILDDVFVRKDDIANAIKGELQDAMQNYGYNIVRALVTDIDPDATVKSAMNRINAAEREKLAAEYEGESERIRIVAKAKAEAESKRLQGQGIADQRREIAKGLEESVDILNSVGINSQEASALIVVTQHYDTLQSMGENVNSNLIMLPNAPTAGSDMLSQMTASFIASQQMGEEMKSSSDALKAAKNKEKIKLQR